A stretch of Syntrophorhabdaceae bacterium DNA encodes these proteins:
- a CDS encoding TlyA family RNA methyltransferase: protein MAKERIDVILTKKGLAPSREKARIFIMAGEVYAANERVTKPDQRYSEDVAVEIKKNPVPYVSYGGVKLKKALETFQVIIDGKKALDIGSSTGGFVECLLEAGATAVHAVDAGTHQLHERLRNDKRVTLKENCNARYLRFDDIGETVDLITIDVSFISLKKILPPIIRFLKPGGRIISLVKPQFEVGRFEVGKGGIVKDGEKIQKVMQDIQSYGKSLGIVPVNVVEAPREKEKKNREYFILWEFQKTQTQ, encoded by the coding sequence GTGGCTAAAGAAAGAATAGACGTCATCCTCACAAAAAAAGGTCTCGCTCCATCCCGCGAAAAGGCAAGGATATTCATAATGGCAGGGGAAGTATACGCTGCGAACGAACGCGTTACAAAACCTGACCAAAGGTATTCCGAAGACGTCGCCGTCGAGATAAAGAAAAACCCTGTCCCCTACGTAAGCTACGGCGGGGTCAAGCTCAAAAAGGCCCTGGAAACCTTTCAGGTTATCATTGACGGAAAAAAGGCGCTCGATATAGGCTCATCAACGGGAGGGTTCGTGGAATGCCTGCTGGAGGCAGGCGCAACGGCAGTCCACGCCGTGGATGCCGGCACTCACCAGCTTCACGAGCGCTTGAGGAACGACAAGAGGGTAACCCTGAAGGAAAACTGCAACGCCAGATACTTACGGTTTGACGATATCGGCGAGACAGTGGATCTCATCACCATTGATGTCTCTTTCATATCCCTCAAAAAGATACTCCCGCCAATAATCCGGTTTCTGAAACCGGGGGGCAGGATCATCTCGCTCGTCAAGCCGCAGTTCGAGGTCGGGAGATTCGAGGTCGGGAAAGGCGGCATCGTGAAAGACGGAGAGAAGATACAAAAGGTCATGCAGGACATCCAATCCTACGGAAAATCCCTTGGCATTGTCCCGGTAAATGTGGTAGAAGCACCGAGAGAGAAAGAAAAAAAGAACAGAGAGTATTTCATCCTATGGGAATTCCAAAAGACCCAAACCCAATAA